The Bactrocera dorsalis isolate Fly_Bdor chromosome 3, ASM2337382v1, whole genome shotgun sequence genomic interval TGACGTTTTTGCATGGCCTTGCTGAGCTGTCAAAAAATTATGGTGTAGAAGAAACTAAGCCCTCTATGAATGTTAGCGAACACACCCAAACTGACGAAGAGTTATCTCTCACTGAAAAGGAATCGATCGATCTGGTAGAGGCATCAAATATGATAGATGCGCTGCTTGTAACGTTTcgaaatcgaagacaaaaacCGGAGGAAGATTTTCGATCAGATTCTTGGTCTTTCTTCGTCAACTTTTAGTTTTGCTGTTATTTGTTTCGTGTATTTATTCAAACAgcagaactgaaagttgacAAAGAAAGACCAAGAATCTGCGgccgacaaaaaaaaaagcgaaaaattcTGCGTGAGAACTTGTGAAGAATACTACAGGGTTTAAGTGTACACTCTTCTGTTTGCTAAAATTGGCGAAGATTTGAAGACGCGCTTTTCGAGAGAAGCATTGGATGTATATAAactgagtttgctgcttccTGAAAAAGGATGTGAtctgaaaaccaaagaaatagATAGATTCAAAGATTTTTGGATATTGACAACGTCGTGCGGCGTTTGAAGCTCaaagctgtaattgatcactggCAGTGCCATTGGGGACAGAAGCTAAAGACAACAATTTACCGACTACTGCATTGGAAACGTTGAGGAACTGTGATATAGATCTACACCCCATTTCTTCGTATATTGTGCATACTTCCTGTGAAGACTGCGAGCGTGGCTGACGACGAACATGCTTAAAGATAGATTGAACGGCCTGGCATTGGTGCACACGCATCATGACATTGAAGTCACTGCAAAAGAAgttctcaaaaatttttcaaaacttagcCAACATcgttttttttgtgaaattttctatTCAATACACGAACTGCCTACATTATTATACATTGCAATAAAGTATGTCTACCGAACCTCTACGATTTATAATGTGTTATTTCAATGTTGTAGGATTTGATATTAGAGGGTCGATGtgaaatttgatatttaatataataattatgtaaatgtttatttaaccGCCCCCTTCCCCCTCCCCCTATTTCTGGATccggtataaaaaattttgattttattgttcagtttgtatagcagctatatgctatagttgtccgacaTCGTCGGTTCCAACATATGAACAATTCTTTGGGGtgaaaagaaaatatgcaaaatttcaactcGATATCTCATTAACAAAGTACTCAATTTTCGCCTAAAAAATTCTCCTAGTACGTAggctgttatatacatatatctctggCGTAGGCAAcattaagtgttgccaggtgcaatctgacatttcccatggaaactttgacattttttagcataacatcactcagaacattttttcatttaatggtgaattgttttatttacagggaattaaaaaattcatctcggccaaaaaatggaattaactcgtgaacattttcgtgcgatcatttttcacaactttcggcgtggattatcacgacaagagtgcatcgatgaactaaaatctttgtatggctatgaagcaccatcctatagcactgtgaaaaactggtacaacgaattcaatcgtccaaaaacagccgttgtgccagaaaacatcgatgccgtacgtgaactgataatgcaagaccgtcatgtaacataccttcagatagaggcatgcctatgcatttctcccaccagcatacattcgatattgcatgaacacctggccgtaaaaaaggtttgttctcgttggatcccgcacaatttgacaatcggatgggtgtaaagaaatgctgaaaaaatacgatagcggtgcttcaaaagacgtttataagatcgtcacaggtgacgaatcatggatctatgcgtatgagcccgaaacaaaacagcaatcgaccgtgtgggtcttccaagacgagccaaatccaacgaaagttgttagTGGAAGACACATCGAAGCAAAAACAAACcaggcaaaactggtcatgtggcgactgttccgcttgagcaacgtaggacggtcaattctgagaggtacaccaccatttgtttgcctgaagtcttcggagaaattcgaaaaacgaacaagagaagacgaatcattgtgcaccatgacaatgcgagctctcacacatcggctcaaaccattgcccttttgaccggccaaaacgtcgaattgatgggtcatccgccatACAGCcttgacttggcacccaatgaattctttttattcccacacatcaagaaaataatgcgtggtcaacgattttcgtcgccagaagttgctgttgaagcattcataAACCAGGTTTTGGAGGTgcctcaatcggagtggaaaaagtgcttagAAAATTGGTTTgggcgcatgcaaaagtgtataaatcttgatggagaatatttttaaatacaataaagccattttcgttgataaatattcctattttcattattaggccagagatatatacgagtatagcaGCCCTAGtaataaacgaaattttttttttcctttgtttttcTCACttcaaaaagattttttttgtcaaGAAAATTATCCACGTATTTGCCATTGCCTACTTCCTACATGCCGCAAACGATTTCATGTGTATTTCTTTCATTTACAGTTTCCAGTGAGATTCAATCGGTTATTGGCAAATTTCAATATCACACTTCACTTGTCAGATAATCTTCGCATTTGATTACGGCTCTGTGCAAAAGGACTCAAATCAACACATCTTGCTGGCGAGGCGCTGCAATGTGGCTTCATTGCTAGCCTTCCagcgaagtaaaaaataaatgagagtTAGAAAAAATGTTAGCAATTCACAGGTTTTTTGCACCCTTTTTTCATAGAATGAGTAACACAAATGGTACTCATAGATGGGTTTACATACTGACATATAATATTTCAACATTTAGGAATCGAATTTCGAAGCAATCAGTGTACGATTTTGAATAACATACGAAGGAGTTCTCGAAGGTCTACGACGTGTTTTATTACGACAATGATGAAATGTGAATTTTGAATGTAAAGGAATGCTTAGGCAGGCGGATCTTTTCTTCACTAAATATGCTTACCTAGTGTCCAGACTGAAATGCCACTTTTCGCTAACTGTGAGCTCAAAGATATGGAAGGACTGTGTAAGGTCAGTAGTagtagcatcaagctacttccaTATTAAACTCGTTTCGTAGCTGTGTGGGAACAGCATCGCCGTGATACCGATGAACTTGTAAGAAAAGACGCCCATATCCAAATTTCATTAGAATTGGAACGAGCAGGGTTTTCCCTGATTTCATACACTCGGGCGCCGGATCTATAAGCTTCGCGTGAGCTCAACAAGCTTCTGCCCAGAGTGAAACGTAAAAGGTTCATAGAACTTCTAATTCTTAGCAAGGTTCACATGACCGAAATGATAGGCgttctaactggacactgtcTCATTGGTACTCTGCGGATAAAGCCTGCTCTCCTAACATGGATGAAAGCTCGACTAAGTTGGAGGAGGAGGATTAAGACAGAGTGCATCGAGATTAACGCAAACAGGAACTCTACAGGGCATGTAATGTCACCACTCCTATGTTCACTAGTAGTAAATAAACTTCTGACAAAATTTCAAAGGAAAAGCTCCAAACTGGTAGTCTATGTAAACGCCGTGTCTATACGAGTGATGGGAAATTTCTAAGACAAATTCAGTTATGTGTTGAACAACGATCACCCCGATAAGTGATATCGGTCAACTTAGCGGTAAATGCCGATAAGACGTATGCGATATTTTTTACAAAGAGATATAAAATTCCGACATGGAAACATTCGAGGCTCAACGGGGTTGAGTTAATAATTAAGGTTTTAAAGTGCCTGGGAATAGTTTCGTTTAGCAAACCTATTTGGAAACTCAATGTGGAGGAGGCAATGAAAAAGCCAGTGATGTCCTCTATGCATGTATAAAGAAGCTAGAGTGTACTCGGTACTTATCACCTGGTTCATGCATTGGTGTTACACGGTGGCAGTCTTCTTTTGCGGTGCTTTAGTGAGATGGTTCGCTGTCACCAAAATCTCATACATAAAACTATTGAAGAAGACACAGTGATTCTCTGCATAATTGGAGCGCTAAGAACCGCTTCAACGGCTAAAGTAGAAAAGCTACTCAACCTGACACCAATCGGCATTGCAGTAGAAAGGCTCGGCAGCGAAATCAAATGCAAAAGTGGCGGCTTTAAGTGAATTCTCCACAATGACCTTTGGGTATAGCGCAGTAAGCAGGGGGTTGCTGaaaaaaataacgggtgatttttttgaggttaggattttcatgcattagtatttgacagatcacgtgggatttcagacatggtgtcaaaaagaaagatgctcagtatgctttgacatttcatcatgaatagacttactaacgagcaacgcttgcaaatcattgaattttattaccaatatcagtgttcggttcgaaatgtgttattatcgacaaattttgttcagcgatgaggctcatttctggttgaatggctacgtaaataagcaaaattgccgcatttggggtgaagagcaaccagaagccgttcaagaactgcccatgcatcccgaaaaatgcactgtttggtgtagtttgtacgctggtggaatcattggaccgtattttttcaaagatgctgttggacgcaacgttacggtgaatggcgatcgctatcgttcgatgctaacaaactttttgttgccaaaaatggaagaactgaacttggttgacatgtggtttcaacaagatggcgctacatgccacacagctcgcgattctatggccattttgagggaaaacttcggacaacaattcatctcaagaaatggacccgtaagttggccaccaagatcatgcgatttaacgcctttagactattttttgtggggctacgtcaagtctaaagtctacagaaataagccagcaactattccagctttggaagacaacatttccgaagaaattcgggctattccggccgaaatgctcgaaaaagttgcccaaaattggactttccgaatggaccacctaagacgcagccgcggtcaacatttaaatgaaattatcttcaaaaagtaaatgtcatgaaccaatctaacgtttcaaataaagaaccgatgagattttgcaaattttatgcgtctttttttaaaaaaaagttatcaagctcttaaaaaatcaccctttagaacaTGCTTTATTTCGGAGAGAAGGTTTAGAGTCACACCGGAAGTTAGTGGATGGCTGAAGAGCATTTCACTGGTTAGCGGAACTTACATCATCTTCACAGACGGATCAAAAATGGTTAATAGAGTGAGATATAGAATCTATTGCTTGGAATTGGATCTTACGCGACCCTTGAATCATCCGGAATACTGCAGTATTTTTCAGGCGGAAGTCTTTCCGGTCAGGAAAACGTCGCACaggaaacaatataaaaaagatcAATATATACGGAGAGATGGTTTTAAGACAAAGTAAAAGAAAGTGGATTGCATAGGAGCATGCGTCTCGCCAGCGAAACTTACTCATATTCACAAACGAATAAAAAGCACCTAATAGAGTAAGGCCGGAATCTATTGCTCGGAGCTGGATCTCAGGCGACTATTCAAGCTTTTGAAATACTGCAGTATCTTTTAGGTGGAAGTCTTTGCCACGAAAGCGGCTGGGAGAGTTTACAACGCAGGCAATAACATAAAAGGGATCAATATAAACATACGTCGGTAGCCAGGCAGTAATTTAGGCAATATTCTCACATCACTTCACGTGAGAGAATGCTCTTAGAAGCACGGAGATGATTAAGCAAGAAAGTATATATACTAGGTTGTAGACCACATAAAAATTCCTGGAAACGAAATAGTTTATGAGATTGTTAAAAGTATCAATCTTCTGGCTACTGAACCAATAAAGGAAAACGGCATGCACTAAAACCGACATGAAACGAAATTTTCGATAGGCTTGACACATGGATCAGGGCGAGATGGAGTACCTTAAGGGGGAGGTGCGGAGGAAAAAAACGAAAGATTTTCACTCCCATGATATCGAATGCACAGCATGGTCATAATTAATGACATTACTGGCAGAACTTACCGAGAGATAGACATGAGAGAGGCACTGAAATTCGTCATGCGCTTCTGTTTAGCTTTATTTAGAACTTATCTTAAATATCTCGGACTTCAAGGCACCAGCTGAAGTATGAAAATTTGATATCATGTCGCTCTTGAAGTTCGCAAAAAATAATGACGTTCTGTATGACGGATActtcaaatcaaattaaactGAACCTTCAACTATCAAGTTATTAAGTATCAGCAGTCggccagtataacctaacctaataaaTTTTCCTGACAGTCGGTTCAAAGTAAACGGAGCGCTTAGCTATTTTTATCCAGCCAAAAACTGCTAACACGGCAGCAGTCCTCCAAACGAaggggtttttcaatagggacgctttaaaagtagaccgataggaacAGCAAACGACACCATattttttccgctcttttgacatttctcttcagtaaggtttacCATTTCATAATGGAAAGATATAGAATCCAGCAAGGAGTcgacatttttaaaatgtactATGAAAATTCGGATTCAGTGACCTCaattttaagagcgctacgCCAATTTATGATCGttataatcgtcctgtcagatcaacaattgagcgtgtagtggaaaatttttaatccacaggcacagtacaaattttcccgtgccagtgagacaaagaagtgcccgtagtgtcgagaatattgctgttgCTACCGCATCAATTGAAAAAgatccaaatcagtctctcacatgttgttctcaagcgttggaAATCTCTGTGTCGTATTTGTggtgaattttgcgaaaagatcttggcctacatccttacaagataaaattgacgcaagaactgaagccgcttgaccaccagaatcgtcgtatgtttgtgaattgggctgagcaagaATTTGAAAAgtatccggattttcatcgaaaaatcaactTCAGcgacgaggctcatttctggccgaaaggcttcgtcaataagcaaaatatgcgtttttAGTCAGGCAGCCaaccacacgtactccatgagtcaccattgcatcacGAAAAAATACGGTTCGGTGCAGTTTATGACTTCCTGTAGGACTACGTCAAGTCTTCATGAATAttttctgtcgctacaacagcaacacttaaatttttaaataattacattttggCATAAATTTCACGTGAGTCCATTTAAAGTGATTTCACATAAATTGCAAAtcgcaatttttttcatttttaacataaataaataaactctgCGTGATACATTTCGAAACAGTagcagaaataatattttagcgCTGCCAACGAATATCAAATAAACGCAAAAACTACACCGGCAAAAGTGGGGTGCCACAGAGTGGGCGTGGCAATTCAACACCACTACTCACACTATTagttcgatatatgtatatattttgtatcgATTTCATagcaacattttcatatttaaatgcgTCATtattatgaatttaaaattgcagcGCCTGCGGATATGCTATGACATTTGGCATACTTATTTTTCGTGcggaattttgattttgttgatttttcaatACGATTACAttgtaaaatgaaatgaaaaattctgATTTTACGCGCTTGCAGGcagatttttaatattcaatattcgaTATTGGCAGGCGTCCGTATGTTGCTGCAAATGCATTGTACAATTTTGTGTGAATTTGCGATTGTTTTATCACAAAATACCTGTCAAGTGTGTgtttaataaagcaaaaaacaaaagggttttacataaatttcaaattatttgcattCCCGCATAGCAGCAACGAATAACAATGTCGGTGCAGATTTAAGGACGACTGTAGCTTACTGCATttaagcgcctaaaagtagactGCATTTGCCTAAAACTAGCATTTACCAAACGAATCGTACTTAGCAACTCGCCTATTTAATACACTAAAGCTATGCCAACACTTAGCTTAATCTCAATTATCTCTACATGGCTTACAAAGCTagaaaaacacatacaaacatactacaCTTGCGCACACTTTTGTCGTCCAAAAACTTTGTAAGTACCTCTCGCactatgtataaataaataatgtaaaagttttgatttaattacGTTGACTTTGCAACTGCACTGCTAATGGACGGCCATTGCCGTTTGATGACGGCGAAGTGGGTCATTTGGTATGTGTTGGTTTGGTGGCAGCGTCGCTCCACGAAACCGGTCAAACAGTAGCCCATATTGTAGTCCTCCATCGAGATATTCGAAGTCAGATACAGTTTGAATTCGTCAATTTCCTGCTCCTTACCGCTTGCCGTGCCATCACCGCCACgaccgccaccgccaccaccacaaCCATCTCCATCATCCACACAATCCATACAAGTGCGGCCACCCAACGGACTGCCGCCAGTCAACGCCTTTTTGCTGCGAAAGTGTCCGGCGATGAGTAGTGAACCCTTCTGTTCGAGCGGCATCATTTTGGCTTTGGTCGATTGCCGTTGTGTGCCGGTAAACTCTTCGATGCGGCAGCGATTCGGCTGCCACCAACAAGGTGTGATGGTCCAGTAACTGGAGGAGGCCGTGCGCGCCCAACCCTCTTCCGGATAGAGCAGTATCTGCAAGTAAATGAATGAAAAGCAAATGAGTATTGTAAGTGTAGTACAAAATGCAGCCTAGTGTTAAAATCAAAGGCGCGGTATACATATAAAAGGAAAAGGGCTTAAAATACAAAGCAAAAATGTTCGGCACCGACGCTATGCTGCACTTCAAGCGCGCACGTAATTGGTAACGCTGTCACAATTGCAAACTTTACGGTTCCCGCAAACGCCAAGttttatcgatttcttagtgggATCGCATAAAGCAGCGTGCCTGCAGCCGCGCCTGCCATACTTTGTTGTTGGGGTACAAAGGCGGTGGCAAAAGTTTATTTCGAGGAAATTGCCATTGGTGTTTAAttgaaaatcgaaattaaaattttcgtataaAAGGCAAATGTCACGTTCTTCAGTGTTCTTCCGCTTTGGTTTCGTCCTGATTTCGCAATCGTTTTTGCGCATAATTGTCCGCTCTTTTCGCTGTCCTCTACGCTggcatttaataaaatgtaaatttttgatgGAAATTCTTACGCATTTGAGAATAATGTAAAAAAGTGAgaagaatgtgaaaaaataaagtAGAATGTGACTCACAAATTCAAATCGAGTTTAGCATCCTTTAGacgttttgaaaaatattttcaaaatcgtaAAAAGTGCGACTCTCCTCTTGCAATCTTGTTTTcgttacattttttcttttcatcctGAAATAACCTTGCCAGTAACAGCAATACTCGTAATAACTGTATTCGATCAGGCATTTTCACAAAGCTTTCACCCGAGAAAACCGCcacaaatttcttaaagatattATTTCGTTTTCGATTGACTGAGAGTCTAATTAGCGTTTGCAATCCGATGTAGTACGACCTGGCCTACCTTGTTCGTGTAAAAGCATAAAAGCTCTTCAACACATGTAAAAGCTCAAAAGAAGctttttacaaatcgttcaactttattacgaagaTTAACGTTCTGTAAAATTTTgcgtgcttcgctcaacttatggtcaacataatcggtctacTCAGCCTTGAATTCACAACTTTCATTATTGgttaatattcgaccgaatagactgATAACTGATATAGCAGCCGTTGCTGAGAGTGTGCACGAAAACTGCGaaaagtcgattcggcgccgttcgcagcaactcagactgacgtatgaaacgaaCCCAGAAGATCCAAAGTTTtcgtcaaattttgttcaccgATGAAGGCCATTTCTGGATTTACTGAGAGCACCCTTTCGGTGAACAgatatttcacgttttgggtcgttcgattggccaccaaaattGTGTAATATCggaccgttagactttttcctgtagggatgtgtaaattctaaagtctatgcgtaCAATCCCGcttcatttgaaagagataatcttcaaaaaataaatgccagagAATGTTATTTCGAACAATAATAACTatttctcattaaatttgaagaaacTTTGTCAAGAAATCCTTAACCGATAGTTGGGATTCTTTTCCTATACAAAGGAAAAGAAGATGCTTTTTAGTCTCTTCTTCTCCTACCTCTTGACAACTTCTACAATAGTCGTTGTTTGGTGCTCCTAGTTCTGTCCATGAGATAGTGCTTTTTCGCTGTGATTCTGGTTTCTAATTTTGCTAAAAAGACACTACTTCGTACATTACTATATCTAGTTTGGACCCAACTGTATGCTTATCCATGTTTCCTTGTGTACTTCTCTCCCATTCGATTTCGAAAATCCGTGGTCTTGGTTAGAAACGAGAACTAAGCATCATAAATTGGCTTTTTCTGCAGGATACTAAATGAGAGTATTCATTCAGTCTAAGAGCTTACTTTGCTGCCAGTTGTTTACAAAATAAGTCTGCTTTGTGCCTGACCTAGCGTTGATCTAAGAGCTCCACTGATAAATATATCAACTGCTTTTTGTATAGTTTTCATACGCTTTACCgagtattttttcaattattgacCACTGTACTAAAATACCGTCTGTCATAATCGGACTTACATCTGCTGCGTGGAGTTTGGGTTTCACATTATGTCAACGAAAGCTACAAGGGCGTATATTTTTACCTCCAGAAATTTTTCGGATATCTGATACCACTGAGTTTGGTACTGTTTCTGTGGATTTTTGTTTAGAATATTCATGCGAACGAACTGCTAGTTTTTCTGGAATTAATATGTTTCTTATGTGTATTTCTGTTCATCTTTCCATTTTTTTGGAGAGGAATGAGGAAAAACTCATTGTTTTGAAATCCCTTGAACTATGTATCAGGGGTTTGATCCGCTTTTGGTATATGTGGCATATCCTAACTTTCCTTACCACCTCTCATCAGTACGGAAACAAAACATCAAACTATTTCCCTTCCAAAAGTATGGTTGTATCGATAACATcgtttatttcattattaaaagaacatttttaatcaacatgtgtatatgtacagtGACCTTGGAAATTGATCACGGTATCAATGAGGCGATTGCGACTGCGAccgattttttctaataaattccACAGCTGTTCGAGTGGTCCGAAGATTGCGGAGGCAAATCTAGGGTTCTAATATAGTTGTCTTGGAGTCATTTGCGAGTTACCTTAGCTGAGTGCCTCAGATCATTATCCTGTTGGAAGACAATCTCCGACCCATATTCAGCTAAGTCTCATACAAAGTCAAACAAATGACTGTGCATCTCAATATAATACTC includes:
- the LOC105224716 gene encoding uncharacterized protein LOC105224716, producing the protein MEMDVNLRKASAIELMTISAGSYSNNNKFNNNNTAPSFALRPVAPGTPPPHRIGCCGILGRLLCTGTAKTASSSSDYNNLNSLLPSNGGNHQALHVNVPATPSAAAVVSAVCNSGHTRRPQSRRTPQEIYFESRGKSCKKLLKFNGYSNKILLYPEEGWARTASSSYWTITPCWWQPNRCRIEEFTGTQRQSTKAKMMPLEQKGSLLIAGHFRSKKALTGGSPLGGRTCMDCVDDGDGCGGGGGGRGGDGTASGKEQEIDEFKLYLTSNISMEDYNMGYCLTGFVERRCHQTNTYQMTHFAVIKRQWPSISSAVAKST